In a genomic window of Streptomyces puniciscabiei:
- a CDS encoding SpoIIE family protein phosphatase, with the protein MAVRAASAVSLPADWPAHPDPILALNRMGSFDWDLDTGLFHMDAQAHEVFDLLPGEYDGHPESLSLRVPQPEVARLDALVAQAIKDGSENYGGYFRIRCRDGSLRWTHTQGYIRRDDTGRPRRVVGIVRDATEELTESETRSLRAAQDEAFRQQTSVVQAVSAALAHARSVQEVIDALKDTHGIRHLGATSLVMGLVEAGRIRLVAQGPVEASVPGTGVTGIEEPYPMSEVVRTLLPRFIESPEEFAEGYPILWPHLTGLHVTSAAYLPLIAQARPIGAMGLLYSDRRGFSTEERAVLVALGSSIAQSLQRAMLYEQEKDLAQGLQQAMLPRTIPSVRGADVAVRYRAGTAVGALGRDIGGDWYDLIPLPGGRVGAVIGDVQGHDTHAAAVMGQLRIVLRAYAAEGHTPAAVMARASVFLHELDTDRFATCLYAEADLSTGVVQAVRAGHIDPLIRHADGSCRRAPVEGGLPLGLSAEFGRLDYPVSTLELDPGHTLLLCTDGLVEQPGADLDDGMRRLTALVADGPEDVRELADTLIQVAEEQAGDDDVALLLLRRRTAEAPPAGGRLQQHVAPGDPHALTQARHLIRSAVRSWGYRDRADEIELVADELITNALMHTEGSAIVTLRALDGGHRRLRIEVEDSSSALPRRREAGEDGVSGRGLLLVEMLADAWGVEARGGGKAVWCEFRRDG; encoded by the coding sequence ATGGCAGTTCGGGCAGCGAGTGCCGTGTCACTCCCGGCGGACTGGCCCGCCCACCCGGATCCGATCCTGGCGCTCAACCGCATGGGCAGCTTCGACTGGGACCTGGACACGGGCCTGTTCCACATGGACGCCCAGGCCCACGAGGTGTTCGACCTGCTGCCAGGGGAGTACGACGGACACCCCGAGTCCCTGTCCCTCCGGGTGCCGCAGCCCGAGGTGGCCCGGCTGGACGCCCTGGTGGCCCAGGCCATCAAGGACGGCAGCGAGAACTACGGGGGCTACTTCCGCATCCGCTGCCGCGACGGCAGCCTCCGCTGGACCCACACCCAGGGCTACATCCGCCGGGACGACACCGGCCGTCCGCGCCGGGTCGTCGGCATCGTCCGCGACGCCACCGAGGAACTCACCGAGAGCGAGACACGCAGCCTGCGGGCCGCCCAGGACGAGGCGTTCCGCCAGCAGACCAGCGTCGTCCAGGCCGTCTCCGCCGCCCTCGCCCACGCGCGCAGCGTCCAGGAGGTCATCGACGCCCTCAAGGACACCCACGGAATCCGCCATCTCGGCGCGACCAGCCTGGTGATGGGGCTGGTCGAGGCCGGCCGCATCCGGCTGGTCGCGCAGGGGCCCGTCGAGGCCTCCGTCCCCGGCACCGGGGTCACCGGGATCGAGGAGCCGTACCCGATGAGCGAGGTCGTCCGCACGCTCCTGCCGCGGTTCATCGAGTCGCCGGAGGAGTTCGCCGAGGGCTATCCGATCCTCTGGCCGCACCTGACCGGCCTGCACGTCACCTCGGCCGCCTATCTGCCGCTGATCGCCCAGGCCCGCCCGATCGGCGCGATGGGGCTGCTCTACAGCGACCGGCGCGGCTTCTCCACCGAGGAGCGCGCCGTCCTGGTCGCCCTCGGCAGCAGCATCGCGCAGAGCCTGCAGCGGGCCATGCTCTACGAGCAGGAGAAGGACCTCGCCCAGGGGCTGCAGCAGGCGATGCTGCCCCGCACCATCCCCAGCGTCCGCGGCGCCGACGTCGCCGTCCGCTACCGCGCGGGCACCGCCGTGGGCGCCCTCGGCCGGGACATCGGCGGCGACTGGTACGACCTGATCCCGCTGCCCGGCGGCCGGGTCGGCGCGGTCATCGGCGACGTCCAGGGCCACGACACCCACGCGGCGGCCGTCATGGGCCAGCTGCGGATCGTGCTGCGCGCCTACGCCGCCGAGGGACACACCCCGGCGGCCGTGATGGCCCGTGCCTCCGTCTTCCTGCACGAACTCGACACCGACCGCTTCGCCACCTGCCTGTACGCCGAGGCCGACCTGTCCACCGGAGTCGTCCAGGCGGTCCGCGCCGGGCACATCGACCCGCTGATCCGGCACGCCGACGGCAGCTGCCGGCGGGCGCCGGTCGAGGGCGGCCTGCCGCTCGGGCTGTCCGCCGAGTTCGGCCGGCTGGACTACCCCGTCTCCACCCTCGAACTCGACCCGGGCCACACGCTGCTGCTGTGCACCGACGGGCTCGTCGAACAGCCCGGCGCCGACCTCGACGACGGCATGCGCCGCCTGACGGCGCTCGTCGCGGACGGCCCCGAGGACGTGCGCGAACTCGCCGACACGCTGATCCAGGTGGCCGAGGAGCAGGCCGGCGACGACGACGTGGCGCTGCTCCTGCTGCGCCGGCGCACCGCGGAGGCCCCGCCCGCCGGCGGCCGGCTCCAGCAGCACGTGGCGCCCGGCGACCCGCACGCCCTCACCCAGGCCCGGCACCTGATCCGCTCCGCGGTCCGCTCCTGGGGCTACCGCGACCGTGCCGACGAGATAGAGCTGGTCGCAGACGAGCTGATCACCAACGCGCTGATGCACACCGAGGGCTCCGCGATCGTGACCCTGCGGGCCCTCGACGGCGGCCACCGCAGGCTGCGGATCGAGGTCGAGGACTCCTCCAGCGCCCTGCCGCGCCGCCGCGAGGCGGGCGAGGACGGCGTCTCCGGACGGGGGCTGCTGCTCGTGGAGATGCTCGCCGACGCCTGGGGAGTGGAGGCGCGCGGCGGCGGCAAGGCGGTGTGGTGCGAGTTCCGCCGGGACGGCTGA
- a CDS encoding aldo/keto reductase, giving the protein MTRLGRSGVEVTPLGFGAAALGNLYRPVDDEQAGQAVRAAWQRGIRYFDTAPHYGLGLSERRLGAALRQYDRAGYTLSTKVGRRLDPADGTGDDLAHGFAVPATHRRVWDFSADGVRRTLEASLGRLGLDRVDVVYLHDPDDHAEQAFREGYPALEKLRAEGVVGAIGAGMNQTAMLTRFVRDTDVDVVLCAGRYTLLDQSAGAELLPAAAEHGVSVVLGGVFNSGLLADPTPESTYDYRRVPPETLDRALRMKAVAERHGITLRAAALAFAAAHPAVASVLPGPRSVPEVHDCAEQFATAVPAEFWRELRESGLLPREEGPS; this is encoded by the coding sequence GTGACGCGGCTCGGCCGCAGCGGCGTCGAGGTCACCCCGCTCGGCTTCGGCGCCGCGGCGCTCGGCAACCTCTACCGCCCGGTGGACGACGAGCAGGCGGGACAGGCCGTACGGGCCGCCTGGCAGCGCGGCATCCGGTACTTCGACACCGCCCCGCACTACGGCCTCGGGCTGTCCGAACGCCGGCTCGGCGCCGCCCTGCGGCAGTACGACCGGGCCGGCTACACCCTCTCCACCAAGGTCGGCCGCCGCCTCGACCCGGCCGACGGCACGGGTGACGACCTGGCCCACGGCTTCGCCGTACCCGCGACCCACCGCCGGGTGTGGGACTTCAGCGCCGACGGCGTCCGCCGCACCCTGGAGGCGAGCCTGGGCCGCCTCGGCCTGGACCGCGTCGACGTCGTCTACCTGCACGACCCCGACGACCACGCCGAGCAGGCCTTCCGCGAGGGCTACCCGGCCCTGGAGAAGCTGCGCGCCGAGGGCGTCGTCGGTGCGATCGGCGCGGGCATGAACCAGACCGCCATGCTCACCCGGTTCGTCCGCGACACCGACGTGGACGTGGTCCTGTGCGCGGGCCGCTACACCCTGCTCGACCAGAGCGCCGGCGCCGAACTGCTGCCGGCGGCCGCCGAGCACGGGGTGTCGGTGGTCCTCGGCGGCGTCTTCAACTCGGGCCTGCTGGCCGACCCGACGCCCGAGTCGACGTACGACTACCGCCGTGTCCCACCGGAGACGCTGGACAGGGCCCTGCGGATGAAGGCGGTGGCCGAGCGGCACGGCATCACCCTGCGCGCCGCCGCGCTGGCCTTCGCCGCCGCCCACCCGGCCGTCGCCAGTGTCCTGCCCGGTCCCCGCTCCGTGCCCGAAGTCCACGACTGCGCCGAGCAGTTCGCGACGGCCGTCCCGGCGGAGTTCTGGCGGGAGCTGCGGGAGTCCGGTCTGCTGCCCCGAGAGGAGGGCCCGTCATGA
- a CDS encoding amidohydrolase family protein, protein MTVDAHHHVWDLSVRDQDWIKGPELQSLRRNFTVTDLEPEARAAGVDRTVLVQTVTVPEETPEFLALAAGHELIAGVVGWTDLTRPDVTDELVRLRELPGGAYLKGIRHQVQGEPDPEWLLREDVRRGLAAVAAAGLVYDLVVLPHQLPACVRAAEALPQLTFVLDHLGKPPVASGAVEPWATHIRALSALPNTVCKVSGMLTEADRSLWGRDTWPLAPVRPYWDTVLNAFGPGRLMFGSDWPACTPAGTYAQVAQVVRGLARDLTGDERAQLFDATATRVYGLGTCAPGQ, encoded by the coding sequence GTGACCGTCGACGCCCACCACCACGTCTGGGATCTGTCCGTCCGCGACCAGGACTGGATCAAGGGGCCTGAACTCCAGTCCCTGCGACGGAACTTCACGGTGACCGACCTGGAGCCCGAGGCCCGCGCGGCCGGCGTGGACCGTACGGTCCTCGTCCAGACGGTCACCGTCCCGGAGGAGACCCCGGAGTTCCTGGCCCTGGCGGCCGGGCACGAGCTGATCGCGGGTGTCGTGGGCTGGACCGACCTGACCCGCCCGGACGTCACCGACGAACTGGTCCGGCTGCGCGAACTCCCCGGCGGCGCCTACCTGAAGGGCATCCGGCACCAGGTCCAGGGCGAGCCGGACCCGGAGTGGCTGCTGCGCGAGGACGTACGGCGGGGACTCGCGGCCGTGGCGGCGGCGGGCCTGGTGTACGACCTGGTCGTCCTGCCCCACCAGCTCCCGGCGTGTGTCCGGGCGGCCGAGGCGCTGCCCCAGCTCACGTTCGTCCTGGACCACCTGGGCAAGCCGCCCGTCGCGTCCGGCGCGGTCGAACCCTGGGCCACGCACATCAGGGCGCTGTCCGCGCTGCCCAACACGGTGTGCAAGGTGTCCGGGATGCTCACCGAGGCGGACCGGTCGCTGTGGGGCCGCGACACCTGGCCGCTCGCACCCGTACGCCCCTACTGGGACACGGTGCTGAACGCCTTCGGGCCCGGCCGCCTGATGTTCGGCTCGGACTGGCCGGCGTGCACGCCGGCGGGGACGTACGCACAGGTGGCGCAAGTCGTGCGCGGCCTGGCCCGGGACCTGACCGGGGACGAGCGCGCCCAGCTGTTCGACGCCACCGCCACCCGCGTCTACGGCCTGGGAACCTGCGCCCCCGGCCAGTGA
- a CDS encoding L-rhamnose mutarotase translates to MRVALHTKVRPDRIAAYEAAHRAVPEELTRAIRAAGATSWTIWRWGSPRASEAERGGGSALFHLLDCADYGRLLAQLEQLPVNVAWQARTAELLDVVHDYSEGGGNAGLPVVWELP, encoded by the coding sequence ATGAGAGTCGCCCTGCACACCAAGGTCCGCCCCGACCGGATCGCCGCGTACGAGGCGGCCCATCGCGCGGTCCCGGAGGAACTGACCCGGGCCATCCGCGCCGCCGGTGCCACCTCCTGGACCATCTGGCGGTGGGGGTCCCCCCGCGCGAGCGAAGCCGAGCGTGGGGGAGGGAGCGCCCTGTTCCATCTGCTGGACTGTGCGGACTACGGCCGCCTGCTCGCCCAACTGGAACAGCTGCCGGTCAACGTGGCCTGGCAGGCCCGCACGGCCGAACTGCTCGACGTCGTGCACGACTACTCCGAAGGCGGCGGGAACGCCGGACTGCCCGTCGTCTGGGAGCTGCCGTGA
- a CDS encoding lipase maturation factor family protein, which translates to MNWFTAPDYWLSRLVLQRALAALYLVAFLTAARQFRALLGERGMLPIPHYVARIPFKRAPSLFHLHYSDRFFAGCAWAGCAVSAALLAGADSLLPLWAGILLWLVPWALYLSVVNVGQTWYAFGWESLLLETGFLAAFLGNDEVAPPILVLFLLRWILFRVEFGAGLIKLRGDACWRKLTCLYYHHETQPMPGPLSWFFHHLPKPLHRVEVAANHVTQLLVPVLLFTPQPIASAAAALMIVTQLWLVLSGNFSWLNWITIVLAVSALRLPGSAPPVPAAPLWYEVLVLALAALLLFLSYHPVVNMISRRQVMNRSFDPLHLVNTYGAFGSVSRVRYEVVVEGTLDDVPREDADWREYEFRGKPGDTRHWPRQFAPYHLRLDWLMWFAALSPAYAGEWFGGLVERLLENDRDTLRLLRRSPFPPDTPPRYVRARLFRYRYTTWRELRESGACWERTYVREYLPPIRLAEGAERA; encoded by the coding sequence GTGAACTGGTTCACCGCTCCCGACTACTGGCTGAGCCGGCTGGTCCTCCAGCGGGCTCTGGCGGCCCTGTACCTGGTGGCGTTCCTGACGGCCGCGCGGCAGTTCCGGGCCCTGCTGGGCGAGCGAGGCATGCTGCCGATCCCCCACTATGTGGCGCGGATCCCCTTCAAACGGGCGCCGAGCCTGTTCCATCTGCACTACTCCGACCGCTTCTTCGCCGGCTGCGCGTGGGCCGGTTGCGCGGTGTCGGCGGCGCTGCTGGCCGGCGCGGACTCCCTGCTGCCGCTGTGGGCCGGGATCCTGCTGTGGCTGGTGCCGTGGGCGCTGTATCTGTCGGTCGTGAACGTGGGCCAGACGTGGTACGCGTTCGGCTGGGAGTCGCTGCTGCTGGAGACGGGTTTCCTGGCCGCGTTCCTCGGCAACGACGAGGTGGCGCCGCCGATCCTCGTGCTGTTCCTGCTGCGCTGGATCCTGTTCCGGGTGGAGTTCGGCGCCGGGCTGATCAAGCTGCGGGGCGACGCGTGCTGGCGGAAGCTGACCTGCCTGTACTACCACCACGAGACCCAGCCCATGCCGGGCCCGCTGAGCTGGTTCTTCCACCATCTGCCGAAGCCGCTGCACCGGGTGGAGGTGGCCGCCAACCATGTGACCCAACTGCTCGTGCCGGTGCTGCTGTTCACGCCGCAGCCGATCGCCTCGGCCGCGGCCGCGCTGATGATCGTCACGCAGCTGTGGCTGGTGCTGTCCGGCAACTTCTCCTGGCTGAACTGGATCACCATCGTGCTGGCCGTGTCCGCGCTGCGGCTGCCCGGGTCCGCCCCGCCGGTGCCGGCGGCGCCGCTGTGGTACGAGGTCCTGGTGCTGGCTCTCGCCGCGCTGCTGCTCTTCCTGAGCTACCACCCCGTGGTCAACATGATCTCCCGGCGCCAGGTCATGAACCGTTCGTTCGACCCGCTGCACCTGGTGAACACCTACGGCGCGTTCGGCAGCGTCAGCCGGGTCCGCTACGAGGTCGTGGTCGAGGGCACGCTGGACGACGTACCCCGCGAGGACGCGGACTGGCGGGAGTACGAGTTCCGGGGCAAGCCCGGAGACACCCGGCACTGGCCGCGCCAGTTCGCCCCCTACCATCTGCGCCTGGACTGGCTGATGTGGTTCGCGGCGCTGTCCCCCGCCTATGCCGGGGAATGGTTCGGCGGCCTGGTGGAACGCCTGCTGGAGAACGACCGCGACACCCTGCGCCTGCTGCGCCGCTCCCCCTTCCCGCCGGACACCCCGCCCCGGTACGTCCGCGCGCGCCTGTTCCGCTACCGCTACACCACCTGGCGGGAGCTGCGGGAGTCGGGCGCGTGCTGGGAGCGGACGTATGTGCGCGAGTACCTGCCGCCCATCAGGCTGGCGGAAGGAGCCGAGCGTGCGTAG
- a CDS encoding ABC transporter permease: MADTRAAPPLAPTKTPDARSARTVLLRRARELALVPALLLLMVLGAVVNDSFLTERNLISILGASAALAMVVLAESLVLITGRFDLSLESVVGIAPAVGALLVLPASQSGWGTEFPAGLALLAIPVVGAVIGAFNGVLVVKFRLNAFIVTLAMLIVLRGLLVGATKGKTLFGMPDSFYSLATTTFLDAPLSVWLAAVAFGVTGFVLKYHRTGRALYAIGGNADAARAAGVRVDRVMLGVYVVAGVLASVGGLLQTGYVGAISANQGQNMIFTVFAAAVIGGISLDGGKGTMFGALTGVLLLGVVQNLLTLAQVPSFWIQAIYGGIILVALMIARVTTGRAQD, encoded by the coding sequence ACCCCGGACGCCCGGTCGGCCAGGACCGTCCTGCTCCGCCGCGCCCGCGAACTCGCCCTGGTACCCGCCCTGTTGCTGCTCATGGTGCTCGGCGCGGTGGTCAACGACTCGTTCCTGACCGAGCGGAACCTGATCTCGATCCTCGGGGCCTCCGCCGCGCTCGCGATGGTCGTGCTCGCCGAGTCCCTCGTGCTGATCACCGGCAGGTTCGACCTGTCCCTGGAGTCGGTGGTCGGCATCGCGCCGGCCGTCGGGGCCCTGCTGGTGCTGCCCGCGAGCCAGTCCGGCTGGGGCACGGAATTCCCGGCCGGGCTCGCCCTGCTCGCGATCCCCGTGGTCGGCGCGGTGATCGGCGCCTTCAACGGCGTCCTGGTCGTGAAGTTCCGGCTCAACGCCTTCATCGTCACGCTCGCGATGCTCATCGTGCTGCGCGGTCTGCTGGTCGGCGCCACCAAGGGCAAGACCCTGTTCGGCATGCCCGACAGCTTCTACTCCCTGGCCACCACCACCTTCCTCGACGCCCCGCTGTCCGTGTGGCTCGCCGCCGTCGCCTTCGGCGTCACCGGGTTCGTGCTGAAGTACCACCGCACCGGCCGCGCCCTGTACGCGATCGGAGGCAACGCGGACGCCGCCCGCGCGGCCGGTGTCCGCGTGGACCGGGTGATGCTCGGCGTGTACGTCGTCGCGGGTGTGCTCGCCTCGGTCGGCGGGCTGCTGCAGACCGGGTACGTCGGCGCGATCAGCGCCAACCAGGGCCAGAACATGATCTTCACCGTGTTCGCGGCCGCCGTGATCGGCGGCATCAGCCTGGACGGCGGCAAGGGCACCATGTTCGGCGCCCTGACCGGTGTCCTCCTCCTGGGCGTCGTACAGAACCTGCTCACCCTCGCCCAGGTCCCGTCGTTCTGGATCCAGGCCATCTACGGAGGGATCATCCTCGTCGCCCTCATGATCGCGCGCGTGACGACGGGCCGCGCCCAGGACTGA
- a CDS encoding L-fuconate dehydratase — protein sequence MSQAPARVIAVDTHDIRFPTSRELDGSDAMNPDPDYSAAYAVLRTDAADGHEGHGFVFTIGRGNDVQVAAIDALRDHVLGREVAELCADPGSLLRDLIGDSQLRWLGPEKGVMHMAVGAVVNAVWDLAARRAGKPLWQLLADAEPEWLVGQIDFRYIADALTPAEALDLLRRGREGAGERRARLLERGYPAYTTSPGWLGYDDDKLTRLAAQAVADGFTQIKLKVGADLDDDLRRCRVARAAVGPDIRLAVDANQRWNVDEAIRWTKALAEFGPYWIEEPTSPDDVLGHAAIRRAVAPVKVATGEHVHNRIMFKQLLQAGALDIVQIDAARVAGVNENLAILLLAARFGVPVCPHAGGVGLCELVQHLSMFDYVAVSGTTEDRVIEYVDHLHEHFTTPVVIRDGHYTAPTAPGFSAALRPESIARYTFPGGTYWAADPDTQKGQAA from the coding sequence GTGTCCCAGGCCCCCGCCCGCGTCATCGCGGTCGACACCCACGACATCCGTTTCCCCACCTCGCGCGAGCTGGACGGCTCCGACGCGATGAACCCCGACCCCGACTACTCGGCGGCCTACGCCGTGCTGCGCACCGACGCCGCCGACGGGCACGAGGGACACGGGTTCGTCTTCACCATCGGGCGGGGCAACGACGTCCAGGTCGCCGCGATCGACGCGCTCAGGGACCATGTGCTCGGCCGCGAGGTGGCCGAGCTGTGCGCCGACCCCGGCTCGCTCCTCCGGGACCTGATCGGCGACAGCCAGCTGCGCTGGCTCGGCCCGGAGAAGGGCGTGATGCACATGGCGGTAGGGGCCGTGGTCAACGCCGTCTGGGACCTCGCCGCCCGGCGCGCCGGAAAGCCCCTGTGGCAGCTGCTCGCCGACGCCGAACCCGAGTGGCTGGTCGGGCAGATCGACTTCCGGTACATCGCGGACGCGCTCACCCCCGCCGAGGCCCTCGACCTGCTGAGGCGGGGGAGAGAAGGCGCCGGGGAGCGCCGGGCCCGGCTGCTGGAGCGGGGCTACCCCGCCTACACCACCTCCCCGGGCTGGCTCGGCTACGACGACGACAAGCTGACCCGGCTCGCCGCGCAGGCCGTCGCCGACGGTTTCACGCAGATCAAGCTGAAGGTCGGCGCCGACCTCGACGACGACCTCCGGCGCTGCCGGGTCGCCCGCGCGGCCGTCGGTCCGGACATCCGGCTCGCCGTCGACGCCAACCAGCGCTGGAACGTCGACGAGGCGATCCGCTGGACCAAGGCCCTCGCCGAGTTCGGCCCGTACTGGATCGAGGAGCCCACCAGCCCCGACGACGTCCTGGGCCACGCCGCCATCCGCCGCGCGGTGGCCCCGGTCAAGGTCGCCACGGGCGAGCACGTGCACAACCGGATCATGTTCAAGCAGCTCCTCCAGGCGGGCGCCCTCGACATCGTCCAGATCGACGCCGCCCGGGTCGCCGGCGTCAACGAGAACCTCGCCATCCTGCTGCTCGCCGCCAGGTTCGGCGTCCCGGTCTGCCCGCACGCGGGGGGCGTCGGCCTGTGCGAACTCGTCCAGCACCTGTCGATGTTCGACTACGTGGCCGTCTCGGGCACCACCGAGGACCGGGTCATCGAGTACGTCGACCACCTTCACGAGCACTTCACCACCCCGGTCGTCATCCGCGACGGCCACTACACCGCCCCCACCGCGCCCGGCTTCTCCGCCGCCCTGCGCCCGGAGTCGATCGCGCGCTACACCTTCCCCGGCGGCACCTACTGGGCCGCCGACCCCGACACCCAGAAGGGACAGGCCGCATGA
- a CDS encoding SDR family NAD(P)-dependent oxidoreductase, whose protein sequence is MSDFEGLSALVTGGASGIGRATADLLAARGARVAVLDRDPADVDKPLLAHRADVTDDASVRAAVERAAEDLGGLDVLVNNAGIGAQGTVEDNDDDEWLRVFDVNVLGMVRTARAALPHLRRSSHAAIVNTCSIAATAGLPQRALYSATKGAVYSLTLAMAADHVREGIRVNCVNPGTADTPWIGRLLDAAPDPAAERAALEARQPTGRLVSAAEVAGAIAYLASPLSGATTGTALAVDGGMQGLRLRPVGR, encoded by the coding sequence ATGAGCGACTTCGAGGGCCTCAGCGCCCTGGTCACCGGCGGCGCGTCCGGCATAGGCCGGGCCACCGCCGACCTCCTCGCCGCCCGTGGCGCCCGGGTCGCCGTCCTCGACCGGGACCCCGCGGACGTCGACAAGCCGCTCCTCGCCCACCGCGCCGACGTCACCGACGACGCCTCGGTCCGCGCCGCCGTCGAGCGGGCCGCCGAGGACCTCGGCGGCCTCGACGTGCTGGTCAACAACGCCGGGATCGGCGCCCAGGGCACGGTCGAGGACAACGACGACGACGAGTGGCTCCGCGTCTTCGACGTCAACGTCCTCGGCATGGTCCGCACCGCCCGGGCCGCCCTCCCGCACCTGCGCCGCTCGTCGCACGCCGCCATCGTCAACACCTGCTCCATCGCTGCCACCGCCGGACTGCCCCAGCGGGCCCTGTACAGCGCCACCAAGGGCGCCGTGTACTCCCTGACCCTCGCCATGGCCGCCGACCACGTCCGCGAGGGCATCCGCGTGAACTGCGTCAACCCCGGTACGGCGGACACCCCGTGGATCGGCCGGCTGCTGGACGCGGCCCCGGACCCGGCCGCCGAACGCGCGGCGCTGGAGGCCCGCCAGCCCACCGGCCGGCTGGTCTCCGCCGCCGAAGTGGCGGGCGCCATCGCCTACTTGGCCAGTCCGCTGTCCGGCGCTACCACCGGCACCGCCCTCGCCGTCGACGGCGGCATGCAGGGCCTGAGGCTGCGGCCGGTGGGCCGGTGA